From Halanaeroarchaeum sulfurireducens, a single genomic window includes:
- a CDS encoding PRC-barrel domain-containing protein — protein sequence MDEEPEEITNLVGREVYSNNGVFVGEVEDLRLNLDAEVVNGLAVTALNPELFDDVVTGKKGVVVPYRWVRSVGDVVLINDVVERLEERVEQPE from the coding sequence ATGGACGAAGAACCCGAGGAGATCACGAATCTGGTGGGGAGAGAGGTGTACTCGAACAACGGCGTGTTCGTCGGCGAGGTCGAGGACCTGCGGTTGAATCTCGACGCCGAAGTCGTCAACGGGCTCGCAGTGACCGCACTCAACCCTGAACTGTTCGATGACGTCGTCACGGGAAAAAAGGGGGTCGTCGTGCCGTATCGGTGGGTGCGATCAGTCGGCGACGTCGTGCTCATCAACGACGTCGTGGAACGACTCGAAGAGCGCGTCGAACAGCCGGAGTGA
- a CDS encoding DEAD/DEAH box helicase, with protein sequence MDDIVAGFADRPYYDWQIAHERVVDAQDATTRPISLEDRLSDALADNGIGDLYEHQVRAIEAVRDGRNVVLSTPTASGKSLGYTVPAVERAMDHGGRTLYIAPQNALIADQEESLSDLAASLGFGSRVSVAQYTGRLSDDEKRSVRDRRPTVLLTTPDMLHYALLPHGHRLWDWFFRSLETVVVDEVHEYRGVFGSHVSLVLRRLARMAERFDADFQYVACSATIGNPVEHASAVTGQPPSSFTLVAEDASAHGPTRWLLWNPPLHAGGEGRRRSNHVEARRIFTDLVQRDLQTLVFTRARQAAERYAQQSADRLRDRGKSDLANRIAAYQAALTPDRRRELEADIDAGAVRGVWSTNALELGVDIGTLDAVVLDGYPGTRMNTFQQAGRAGRGADESLVVLVAGEDQLDQYVMAHPDALFDGDPERAVVNPANEQLLDEHLACAARETWLGPDDEGVFGETLPDRVSGLTEEGVLARRTTDEGVRWVYDGDGSPQHEMSLRTIGDREVQLQARGDTIATLALSDALRDAHPGAIYHHQGRTYEVTDLDLDRHVATLSPSWADYYTNVLTDKEIRVETDLAERHPFDRDDVPVRFADISLTTTVTGYERTDGTTGETLSRHTLSLPPQTLRTKALYFTIPADLERTLRTMGDFEGGIHAAEHAIISMLPTTVLCDRRDVGGLSTPMHPHTGASTIFVYDGYPGGVGLVRAGYDGIRDLTAATRSMVRSCPCADGCPACVQSPQCGNANDPLDKGVAIALLDALFGDDSMAIEGPT encoded by the coding sequence GTGGACGACATCGTCGCCGGGTTCGCGGATCGCCCGTATTACGACTGGCAGATCGCACATGAACGCGTCGTGGACGCACAGGACGCGACGACCCGCCCCATCTCACTTGAAGACCGACTGTCCGACGCCCTCGCGGATAACGGGATCGGCGATCTCTACGAACACCAGGTCCGCGCCATCGAGGCCGTCCGGGACGGGCGCAACGTCGTCCTGTCCACGCCGACGGCGAGCGGAAAATCCCTCGGCTACACCGTCCCCGCCGTCGAACGCGCGATGGACCACGGCGGGCGGACGCTGTATATCGCCCCGCAGAACGCCCTCATCGCCGATCAGGAGGAGTCGCTTTCCGACCTGGCGGCGAGTCTGGGCTTCGGGAGCCGGGTCTCCGTCGCGCAGTACACTGGTCGGCTCTCCGACGACGAGAAACGCTCAGTGCGCGACCGCCGGCCAACGGTCCTGTTGACGACGCCCGACATGCTCCATTACGCGCTGTTGCCCCACGGCCACCGGCTCTGGGACTGGTTCTTTCGATCGCTCGAAACGGTCGTCGTCGACGAGGTCCACGAGTATCGGGGCGTGTTCGGAAGTCACGTCTCGCTCGTGTTGCGCCGTCTCGCCAGGATGGCCGAGCGCTTCGACGCCGATTTCCAGTACGTGGCGTGTTCGGCGACCATCGGCAATCCGGTCGAGCACGCGAGCGCGGTCACCGGCCAGCCTCCGTCCTCGTTTACCCTCGTGGCCGAGGACGCGAGCGCCCACGGTCCAACCAGGTGGCTCCTCTGGAATCCGCCGCTGCACGCCGGGGGCGAGGGTCGCCGGCGGTCGAACCATGTCGAAGCGCGCCGGATCTTCACGGACCTCGTTCAGCGCGACCTGCAGACGCTCGTGTTCACCCGCGCGCGACAGGCCGCCGAGCGATACGCCCAGCAAAGTGCCGACAGGCTACGCGACCGGGGCAAATCCGACCTCGCGAACCGCATCGCGGCGTATCAGGCTGCACTCACACCCGACCGCCGGCGCGAGCTGGAGGCGGACATCGATGCCGGAGCCGTCCGGGGCGTCTGGAGCACGAACGCTCTCGAACTGGGCGTCGATATTGGAACCCTGGATGCGGTGGTGTTGGATGGCTACCCCGGAACGCGGATGAACACGTTCCAGCAGGCGGGACGGGCCGGTCGCGGGGCCGACGAAAGTCTCGTGGTCCTCGTCGCCGGCGAAGATCAACTCGATCAGTACGTGATGGCCCATCCCGACGCCCTGTTCGACGGGGACCCCGAACGGGCCGTGGTGAACCCGGCGAACGAGCAACTACTCGACGAGCACCTCGCGTGTGCGGCCCGCGAAACCTGGCTCGGCCCAGACGACGAAGGTGTTTTCGGCGAGACGCTTCCCGACCGCGTCTCAGGGCTGACCGAGGAGGGCGTGCTCGCTCGTCGGACGACCGACGAGGGTGTCCGGTGGGTCTACGATGGAGACGGCAGTCCCCAGCACGAGATGAGTCTCCGGACCATCGGCGATCGAGAGGTGCAACTCCAGGCTCGAGGGGATACGATCGCCACGCTGGCGCTTTCGGACGCCCTCCGGGACGCTCACCCGGGGGCGATCTATCACCACCAGGGCCGGACCTACGAGGTGACCGATCTCGACCTGGATCGGCACGTGGCAACCCTTTCGCCCTCCTGGGCGGATTACTACACAAACGTCCTGACGGACAAAGAAATTCGGGTCGAAACGGACCTCGCCGAACGGCACCCCTTCGATCGTGACGACGTTCCGGTTCGGTTCGCCGATATCTCGCTTACGACGACCGTTACCGGGTACGAGCGGACGGATGGAACGACGGGCGAAACGCTTTCGCGACACACACTGTCGCTCCCGCCACAGACGCTCCGAACAAAGGCACTGTATTTCACGATTCCCGCCGATCTGGAGCGGACGCTTCGGACCATGGGCGACTTCGAGGGCGGGATCCACGCTGCCGAACACGCGATCATCTCGATGTTGCCGACGACAGTGCTCTGTGACCGGCGGGACGTCGGCGGTCTCTCGACGCCGATGCACCCACATACCGGCGCGAGTACGATTTTCGTCTACGACGGGTACCCGGGTGGAGTTGGCCTCGTCCGCGCGGGATACGACGGGATTCGCGATCTCACCGCCGCGACGCGATCGATGGTGCGCTCGTGTCCCTGTGCGGACGGCTGTCCCGCGTGCGTCCAGTCGCCTCAGTGTGGCAATGCAAACGACCCACTCGACAAAGGGGTCGCTATCGCGCTTCTCGACGCGCTCTTTGGCGACGATTCCATGGCGATCGAGGGGCCGACCTGA
- a CDS encoding DHH family phosphoesterase, which yields MSSRATISSMSTYAILGCGSVGHAVAEELVERDKDVLIMDRDEARVAALRDQDLNAQTKDIRDPEVAEIVADREVVLILASDVEANEEAVTNIRDRSEEQFVVARASDPVTSDELTELGADVVINPSAVIADAALSALQSGELEYKARQLADVIQGTNSRLALVTHDNPDPDSIATGAALQAIAEHFDVEADILYFGDIGHQENRAFVNLLDIELVSYEEIDLDDYDTIALIDPAKAGETHIDRGVDIVVDHHEPERDLDPEFVDVRSNVSATSTILTKYIQEFDFSVSETVATALLYGIRAETLDFRRDTTPADLTAAAYLYPFANHDTLEQVESPNMSPETLDVLAGAIVNREVQGSHLVSTAGFINSRDALTQAAQQLLNLEGITTTVVFGIIEDTIYLAARSKDIRLNIGTVLQDAFGDIGEAAGHSTQASAAIPLGIFTGIEGNEENRDTLLTLTEEAVTRKLFDAMGVEQENSNGN from the coding sequence ATGAGTAGTCGGGCTACTATCTCTTCGATGTCTACGTATGCGATTCTCGGCTGTGGGAGCGTCGGCCACGCCGTCGCCGAGGAACTCGTCGAACGTGACAAGGACGTTCTCATCATGGACCGGGACGAGGCACGTGTCGCAGCGCTTCGTGATCAAGACCTCAACGCGCAGACGAAAGACATCCGCGATCCGGAGGTGGCCGAAATCGTGGCCGACCGGGAGGTCGTCCTCATCCTGGCCTCGGACGTGGAAGCCAACGAGGAGGCGGTCACGAACATCCGGGATCGGAGCGAAGAGCAATTCGTGGTCGCCCGGGCCAGCGATCCGGTCACGAGCGACGAACTCACGGAACTCGGCGCAGACGTGGTCATCAACCCTTCGGCGGTGATCGCCGACGCTGCGCTCAGTGCGCTGCAATCGGGCGAACTCGAGTACAAGGCCCGCCAGCTCGCCGACGTCATCCAGGGGACGAATTCACGTCTCGCCCTCGTGACCCACGACAATCCGGATCCCGATTCCATCGCCACGGGAGCGGCCTTACAGGCCATCGCGGAGCATTTCGACGTCGAGGCGGATATTTTGTACTTCGGCGATATCGGTCACCAGGAGAATCGCGCGTTCGTGAACTTACTCGATATCGAACTCGTCTCCTACGAGGAAATCGATCTCGACGACTACGACACCATCGCCCTGATCGACCCCGCCAAAGCGGGCGAGACGCATATCGACCGGGGTGTCGACATCGTCGTCGACCACCACGAGCCGGAACGAGACCTCGACCCCGAGTTCGTCGACGTCCGCTCGAACGTGAGTGCGACGTCAACCATCCTCACGAAGTACATCCAGGAGTTCGACTTCAGCGTGAGCGAGACGGTGGCGACGGCGCTTTTGTACGGGATTCGCGCGGAGACGCTCGACTTCCGCCGGGACACGACGCCGGCGGACCTCACGGCGGCGGCCTACCTCTATCCGTTCGCGAATCACGACACGCTGGAGCAAGTCGAGTCCCCGAACATGAGTCCGGAGACGCTGGACGTCCTCGCGGGGGCGATCGTCAATCGGGAGGTACAGGGGAGCCATCTCGTCTCGACCGCCGGATTCATCAACTCCCGGGACGCGCTCACGCAGGCCGCCCAACAGTTGCTCAACCTCGAGGGAATTACGACGACCGTCGTCTTCGGCATCATCGAGGACACAATCTATCTGGCCGCCAGATCGAAGGACATCCGGCTAAATATTGGGACCGTGTTGCAGGACGCGTTCGGGGATATCGGGGAGGCCGCCGGCCATTCGACCCAGGCGAGTGCCGCGATCCCGCTCGGCATCTTCACGGGCATCGAAGGAAACGAGGAGAACCGTGATACGCTCCTCACGCTCACCGAGGAGGCGGTGACGCGGAAGCTCTTCGACGCGATGGGCGTCGAACAGGAGAACTCGAACGGTAACTGA